The following are encoded in a window of Cucurbita pepo subsp. pepo cultivar mu-cu-16 chromosome LG12, ASM280686v2, whole genome shotgun sequence genomic DNA:
- the LOC111807608 gene encoding uncharacterized protein LOC111807608, translating to MDRVQSFQSRFESWVRDQRDKVLKVSWGPLQWKMRWPFWNSDYREQRKKIQQQYERRRQQLHDLCLALKAESVADLQEILCCMVLSECVYKRPASELVRAVNKFKADFGEQVVSLERVQPSSDHVPHRYLLAEAGDTLFASFIGTKQYKDVMADVNILQGAIFHEDVVDGVDGTDVLNSDEDENQKGKFESSWNPLESKTKQLKNKSKPAAHRGFLARANGIPALELYRLAQKKKQKLVLCGHSLGGAVAVLATLAILRGIAASSPLKESEKFQVKCITFSQPPVGNAALRDYVNRKGWQHHFKSYCIPEDLVPRLLSPAYFHHYNAQPLNASPEPRGNNLLTNKREEGTEKPKEKDGEQLVLGLGPVQTSFWRLSKLVPLESVRRQVNKYREKHKAPVGTSSASDSVSTALLEDDVVEPQSLEIEEGLDGISLKPISDSDSCPPTNVKSAKKNGVGRNWRKVPYLPSYVPFGQLYLLGNSTVESLSGAEYSKLTSVSSVIAELRERFQSHSMKSYRSRFLRIYELCMKDDASSIMGVEQMQQFPHLQQWLGLAVAGTVKLAQIVESPIIRTATSVVPLGWSGMPGQKNCDPLKVEITGFGLHLCTLVHAQVNGNWCSTRVESFPPVPTISSSQGAPELQTMRVVVGTSLKRPPNHKAVADSASPLFPVTNSSVDDSSSEHRLPFNMEKFIRPDGLGDFFIFCTSDFATIMKEVHVRTRRVRLIGLEGSGKTSLFKAIVNQDRMTPIPRIEHLLPAMGVEEAISGGICYCDSPGVNLQELKMEASSFRDELWMGIRDLSRKTDLLVLVHNLSHKVPLCVQSNGSQPKPALSLLLDEAKSLGIPWVLAITNKFSVSAHQQKAEIEAVLRAYQASPSTTGIINSSPYVFNPGAATASLSTSAIIGDSDVTMAAQKLFLAPINLVKRPFQRKETVLPVEGVNSLCQLIHRVLRSHEEASFQELARERLFMELEYERAMLMDATRDAKAKENSLTAAAVGASLGAGLGIVLAVVMGAASALRKP from the exons ATGGACCGAGTGCAGTCCTTTCAAAGCCGATTCGAGTCGTGGGTCAGAGATCAGCGCGACAAGGTCCTCAAGGTCTCTTGGGGCCCTCTGCAATGGAAAATGAGGTGGCCGTTCTGGAACTCCGACTACAGGgagcagaggaagaagattcaGCAACAGTACGAGCGGCGGAGGCAGCAACTTCATGACCTCTGCCTTGCTCTTAAGGCTGAGTCTGTTGCTGACCTGCAGGAGATTCTGTGTTGCATGGTTCTTTCCGAATGCGTTTACAAG AGACCTGCGAGTGAGTTAGTTCGAGCTGTGAATAAATTCAAGGCTGACTTTGGAGAACAAGTTGTTTCTCTGGAACGTGTGCAACCATCTTCAGATCATGTTCCACACAg GTATTTACTGGCAGAAGCTGGCGATACATTGTTTGCTTCATTCATTGGAACAAAGCAATACAA GGATGTAATGGCTGATGTGAATATACTACAAGGAGCAATATTCCATGAAGATGTGGTGGATGGTGTTGATGGGACCGATGTTTTGAATTCTGATGAAGATGAGAatcaaaagggaaaatttgAGAGCTCATGGAATCCCCTCGAGTCAAAAACTAAGCAGCTGAAGAATAAATCCAAACCTGCTGCCCATCGG GGTTTCTTGGCTCGTGCCAATGGAATACCTGCTTTGGAGTTATACAGGCTTgctcaaaagaagaaacagaaactTGTGCTATGTGGACACTCACTTGGTGGAGCT GTAGCAGTTTTAGCTACTCTTGCCATTCTTAGGGGTATTGCAGCCTCTTCTCCTCTAAAGGAGAGTGAAAAATTTCAAGTCAAATGTATTACTTTTTCCCAGCCTCCAGTTGGAAATGCAGCTTTGAGAGA TTACGTCAATAGGAAAGGCTGGCAGCATCATTTTAAGAGTTACTGCATTCCAGAAGATTTGGTCCCACGTTTATTGTCTCCTGCATATTTTCACCATTATAATGCCCAGCCTCTTAATGCGTCACCTGAGCCTCGAGGCAATAATTTACTGACAAACAAACGTGAGGAAGGGACCGAGAAGCCAAAAGAGAAGGATGGGGAGCAGTTGGTTTTAGGTCTGGGCCCTGTACAGACTTCCTTCTGGAGGCTTTCAAAGCTCGTTCCTTTGGAAAGTGTTAGAAGGCAAGTTAATAAGTACAGAGAAAAACATAAGGCTCCTGTTGGGACATCTTCAGCATCAGATTCTGTTTCAACAGCCTTACTTGAAGATGATGTTGTTGAACCTCAATCTCTTGAAATCGAGGAGGGTTTGGATGGTATATCTCTGAAGCCAATTTCTGACTCCGATAGTTGTCCACCTACAAATGTAAAATCTGCTAAAAAGAACGGGGTTGGTAGGAACTGGCGTAAAGTGCCTTATTTACCTTCATATGTTCCTTTTGGGCAA CTTTATCTCTTGGGGAATTCTACGGTTGAGTCACTCTCTGGAGCTGAATATTCAAAGCTGACTTCG GTAAGTTCTGTAATTGCAGAACTACGGGAACGGTTCCAATCACACTCGATGAAATCATATAGATCACGATTCCTGAG AATctatgaattatgtatgaaaGATGATGCCTCATCTATCATGGGAGTGGAACAAATGCAGCAATTTCCGCATCTTCAGCAGTGGCTTGGACTTGCTGTTGCAGGTACTGTCAAGCTTGCACAAATAGTGGAGTCTCCAATTATTCGGACTGCAACTTCTGTTGTTCCTCTTGGATGGAGTGGTATGCCCGGTCAGAAAAACTGTGACCCTTTAAAAGTTGAGATCACTGGATTTGGCTTGCATCTTTGTACTCTTGTGCATGCTCAAGTAAATGGTAACTG GTGTTCAACGAGGGTGGAGTCCTTTCCCCCAGTTCCAACCATCTCTTCTAGTCAGGGAGCCCCTGAACTTCAAACAATGCGAGTTGTGGTTGGAACATCTCTGAAACGACCACCAAACCATAAGGCAGTGGCGGATTCAGCAAGTCCACTGTTCCCAGTGACTAATTCATCTGTTGACGATTCTAGTTCAGAACATAGATTACCCTTTAATATGGAGAAATTCATTCGTCCTGATGGTTTGGGTGACTTTTTCATATTCTGTACCAGTGATTTTGCAACAATCATGAAAGAGGTACATGTGAGAACTCGCAGGGTGCGGCTAATTGGCCTTGAG GGTTCGGGCAAAACTTCACTTTTCAAGGCAATAGTTAATCAGGATCGGATGACCCCCATTCCACGCATTGAGCATCTGCTTCCAGCAATGGGAGTTGAAGAAGCAATTTCTGGTGGCATTTGTTATTGTGACTCGCCAGGAGTGAATCTGCAG gAACTTAAGATGGAGGCATCCAGTTTCAGGGATGAACTATGGATGGGGATTCGTGACCTCAGTCGGAAAACAGATTTGCTGGTTCTTGTTCATAATCTGTCGCATAAAGTACCTTTATGCGTGCAATCAAATGGATCACAGCCTAAGCCGGCATTATCTCTACTTTTGGATGAGGCTAAGTCTCTTGGTATTCCATGGGTCCTTGCTATAACAAACAAGTTTTCTGTAAGTGCGCATCAACAGAAAGCAGAAATTGAAGCCGTTTTGCGAGCTTATCAAGCATCTCCATCCACTACTGGAATAATCAATTCGAGTCCTTATGTTTTTAATCCCGGTGCTGCTACTGCTTCCTTGTCCACCAGTGCAATTATTGGAGACTCGGATGTGACAATGGCTGCTCAAAAGCTTTTTCTTGCTCCAATCAATCTTGTTAAGAGGCCTTTTCAGAGGAAAGAGACTGTTCTACCAGTGGAGGGTGTCAACTCTCTCTGTCAGCTTATCCATCGTGTACTTCGTAGCCACGAGGAGGCTTCGTTTCAG GAGCTGGCTAGGGAGAGACTTTTCATGGAATTGGAATATGAACGCGCAATGTTGATGGATGCAACTCGAGATGCAAAAGCCAAGGAGAACTCGTTAACAGCTGCTGCAGTTGGCGCTTCCCTCGGCGCAGGACTTGGAATTGTTTTGGCAGTCGTCATGGGAGCAGCTTCTGCATTGAGAAAACCTTGA
- the LOC111807609 gene encoding auxin-induced in root cultures protein 12-like, with protein MASSAHFILFLALAGTLISRAQSLTCSSQSFSNRSFAHCDDLPHLDAFLHWTYDPKNSSLSLAFLASPPHSSGWVAWAVNPTSTGMAGAQALVASVSGKSPTVRTFNISSYSSVVPSPKLSFLVWGLAAEYSDGRFTIFATVKVPPKTKSLNQVWQVGPAVDPDSGVPVVHEFEQANLKATGVLEFDKKSSASPAPYAHDGASPAPSPAIVGVNETTTSTTAPSPEKSGVAAGIRSGNLGLVVGWFVFVWGIFSV; from the coding sequence ATGGCGTCCTCCGCCcatttcatcctcttcttaGCCCTCGCCGGAACCCTAATTTCACGCGCCCAATCCCTCACTTGCTCTTCCCAATCCTTCTCCAACAGATCCTTCGCCCACTGCGACGATCTCCCCCATCTCGACGCCTTTCTCCACTGGACCTACGACCCCAAAaattcctctctctcccttgCTTTTCTCGCCTCTCCGCCGCATTCCTCCGGCTGGGTTGCCTGGGCCGTCAACCCCACCTCCACCGGCATGGCCGGAGCCCAGGCCCTAGTCGCCTCTGTTTCCGGCAAATCCCCCACCGTCCGTACCTTCAACATCTCCTCCTACTCCTCTGTTGTCCCCTCACCGAAACTCTCCTTCCTCGTCTGGGGCCTCGCCGCGGAATATTCCGATGGTCGGTTCACTATCTTCGCCACCGTCAAAGTTCCGCCTAAAACCAAGTCGCTGAACCAGGTCTGGCAAGTTGGACCGGCGGTTGACCCGGATTCTGGTGTTCCTGTAGTTCATGAGTTCGAACAGGCTAATTTGAAGGCCACGGGCGTGTTGGAGTTTGATAAGAAGTCTAGTGCTAGTCCTGCCCCATATGCTCACGACGGCGCGTCTCCTGCACCTTCGCCAGCGATTGTCGGTGTCAACGAAACCACCACTTCCACCACCGCGCCCAGCCCTGAAAAGAGTGGGGTCGCCGCCGGAATTAGAAGCGGAAATTTGGGGCTGGTTGTGGGTtggtttgtgtttgtttggGGGATTTTTAGtgtctaa
- the LOC111807606 gene encoding asparagine--tRNA ligase, cytoplasmic 2-like isoform X2 yields the protein MAAQQPTVFTPVTFSNYSKRILLKTVFESGDGGLGFVDRKLVVGGWVKSSKEVIGDAVRPLVDASVKAAGDVLPLKAKDASCIEIVQSRIPIVRSLLRMLYGNHLHGGEKLETNVDQPPLPSTAFLVVVESSLHQPIHLMPSGTCILVEGILKRIPVPGKHTVRLEVEKILHVGKVEKEKYPLSQKRIPMDVLRKFSYFRPRITTVASVMRIRNASTFATHTFFQNHSFLYVQLPTITTTDSEGFSEKFHVTTLATKLAGKKVEPTEDKETDGVSLETVKAAVMEKSNLVKELERSEGNKEALAAAVQDLKRTNELALQLEARGKSKPESSKDKVNVHENFFPQETYLTVSGQLHLETYACALGNVYSCGPRFRAGKIESAKHAAEMWMVEVEIAFAELEDAMNCADDLVKFLSKWVLDHCVDDMKFVEKRIDKTSIQRLESFISCSFEKVSYTAAIESLEKATPDQKHQHLKSLKFGAALTADHLSYLADTIYKKPVIVYNYPEGTKPFNVRLNDDGKTVAAFDVVLPKGGVVISGSQKEERLDVLMRRMGEMGLPREQYEWYLEIHRHGAVKHSGFSLAFDRFLLFTTGLTDIKDVIPFPRSFGKASD from the exons ATGGCTGCCCAACAACCTACAGTCTTCACCCCGGTGACCTTCTCCAACTACTCCAAGCGGATTCTTCTCAAAACTGTGTTCGAGAGTGGCGATGGCGGTCTGGGGTTTGTGGATCGGAAATTGGTGGTCGGAGGATGGGTGAAGTCCTCCAAGGAAGTCATTGGAGATGCTGTTCGGCCGCTGGTCGATGCTAGTGTTAAGGCGGCGGGTGATGTCCTGCCGCTGAAGGCTAAGGATGCGAGCTGTATTGAGATTGTACAGTCGCGGATTCCGATCGTTAGGTCTTTGCTTAGGATGCTGTATGGAAATCATTTACACGGCGGTGAGAAGTTGGAGACGAATGTTGATCAGCCGCCGCTTCCTTCCACTGCTTTTCTG GTTGTTGTGGAGTCCTCGTTACATCAGCCTATCCATCTGATGCCATCGGGGACTTGCATTTTGGTGGAAGGCATATTGAAGCGGATACCAGTACCTGGGAAACATACTGTCCGGCTTGAAGTGGAGAAAATCCTTCATGTAGGGAAggttgaaaaggaaaagtatcCATTATCACAGAAAAGGATTCCAATGGATGTTTTGAggaaattttcttattttcgtCCTCGAATTACTACG GTAGCATCTGTTATGAGAATCCGTAATGCCTCGACTTTTGCAACTCACACGTTCTTCCAAAATCATAGCTTTCTTTACGTGCAATTACCCACTATCACGACCACAGACAGTGAGGGATTCAGTGAAAAGTTCCACGTTACAACACTTGCGACTAAATTAGCAGGTAAGAAAGTAGAACCAACAGAAGATAAAGAAACTGATGGTGTAAGTCTTGAAACTGTTAAGGCTGCTGTAATGGAGAAAAGCAATCTCGTCAAAGAGCTTGAGAGAAGCGAAGGCAACAAAGAAGCCTTAGCTGCTGCAGTTCAGGATTTAAAGAGAACAAATGAACTGGCATTACAATTAGAAGCCAGAGGAAAATCAAAACCCGAATCGAGCAAAGATAAAGTTAACGTCCATGAAAATTTCTTCCCACAAGAAACTTATCTAACAGTTTCTGGACAACTCCATTTGGAGACCTATGCGTGCGCCCTTGGCAATGTTTATTCGTGTGGACCGAGGTTTCGAGCAGGTAAAATCGAGTCTGCAAAACATGCAGCTGAAATGTGGATGGTGGAAGTTGAAATTGCTTTTGCTGAACTCGAG GATGCCATGAACTGTGCTGATGACCTTGTAAAATTCCTCTCCAAATGGGTATTGGACCACTGTGTGGATGATatgaaatttgttgaaaaacGAATCGACAAGACGAGCATTCAACGCCTTGAATCGTTTATATCATGTTCGTTCGAGAAGGTCTCTTACACTGCGGCAATAGAAAGTCTGGAAAAG GCAACACCCGATCAAAAACATCAACACTTGAAGAGCCTTAAATTTGGCGCTGCTTTAACTGCTGATCATCTCAG TTATCTGGCTGATACCATCTATAAAAAGCCTGTGATAGTATACAACTACCCAGAAGGAACCAAGCCATTTAATGTGCGCCTGAATGATGATGGGAAAACTGTGGCGGCATTTGATGTAGTTCTTCCAAAG GGCGGAGTAGTAATTTCTGGCAGCCAAAAGGAGGAGCGTTTAGATGTATTGATGAGAAG GATGGGGGAGATGGGGCTGCCAAGGGAGCAGTACGAGTGGTACTTGGAGATCCATAGGCATGGAGCAGTGAAGCACTCCGGTTTCAGTTTGGCATTTGACCGATTCCTTCTGTTTACTACTGGTCTCACTGACATCAAAGATGTTATTCCATTTCCAAGAAGTTTTGGAAAGGCCAGCGATTAA
- the LOC111807794 gene encoding cytochrome b561 and DOMON domain-containing protein At3g25290-like — translation MEGWKQFELKFSNDSIFNSGGKFIKAISSKFQCPAKNSTTPNSSSSSSSSSSSSMASPSWGLFFILSLSLLLSPANSLPCSSTKFSNNNLYSHCSDLPYLSASLHSTFDSSNSSLSVAFVADHSNAAGWIAWAVNPTSTGMAGSQALVAYLDAGVPVVKTYDVASYGSVKPSELSFEVWDVAGELSGGELIIFAKLKVPVGDTTLNQVWQVGPSVDGTRLGVHEFKPENLKAKGTLSLSGGESTSTASGGGEIDPRMMRKNIHGVLNAVSWGLLFPIGIVIARYLRVFPSADPAWFYLHISCQISAYVIGVAGWGTGMKLGSESEGYQVFDHRNIGIALFSMATLQMFALFLRPKKDHKYRVYWNIYHHSIGYSILILGIINVFKGFHMLSPDHKWKFAYVVSIVVVGAIALILELVTWIVVINRKSINKST, via the exons atggaaggatgGAAAC aatttgaattaaaattttctaatgaTAGCATATTTAATTCCGGTGGTAAATTTATTAAAGCAATATCTTCGAAATTCCAGTGCCCCGCAAAAAACTCGACAACTCCCaattcctcctcctcctcctcctcctcctcctcctcttccatgGCGTCTCCGAGTTGGGGGTTGTTTTTtatcctttctctttctcttcttctttctcctgcAAATTCTCTCCCCTGTTCTTCCACTAAATTCTCCAACAACAATCTCTATTCTCACTGCTCCGATCTCCCTTACCTTTCCGCCTCCCTCCATTCCACTTTTGATTCTTCCAATTCCTCTCTTTCCGTTGCATTTGTTGCCGATCACTCCAATGCCGCGGGATGGATCGCTTGGGCTGTCAATCCCACCTCCACTGGTATGGCCGGTTCTCAGGCTCTTGTTGCCTATCTCGACGCTGGTGTTCCGGTTGTCAAGACTTATGATGTTGCGTCTTATGGTTCTGTTAAGCCTTCTGAGCTTTCCTTTGAGGTTTGGGATGTGGCGGGGGAACTTTCCGGTGGAGAGTTGATTATTTTCGCGAAGTTGAAGGTGCCTGTGGGTGATACGACGCTGAATCAGGTCTGGCAGGTCGGGCCGTCTGTGGATGGAACTCGTTTGGGCGTTCATGAGTTTAAACCGGAAAATCTTAAAGCGAAAGGAACCCTAAGTTTGTCAGGTGGTGAATCGACGAGCACCGCATCTGGCGGCGGTGAAATCGATCCACGAATGATGAGGAAAAAT ATTCATGGAGTTTTGAACGCGGTGAGTTGGGGGCTTCTGTTCCCGATTGGAATCGTCATTGCGAGGTACCTTAGGGTTTTTCCGTCGGCGGATCCGGCGTGGTTTTATCTTCATATTTCATGCCAGATTTCTGCGTACGTCATTGGAGTAGCGGGTTGGGGGACTGGAATGAAGCTTGGGAGTGAATCAGAAGGGTATCAGGTTTTCGATCACCGGAATATCGGAATCGCGCTTTTCTCCATGGCCACTTTGCAG ATGTTCGCACTGTTCTTGAGACCAAAAAAGGATCACAAATACAGAGTATATTGGAACATATACCACCACAGCATTGGATACTCAATCTTGATCCTTGGCATCATCAATGTGTTCAAGGGCTTCCACATGCTTAGCCCTGATCACAAATGGAAGTTTGCCTATGTGGTTTCCATCGTCGTCGTGGGCGCCATTGCTCTCATCTTAGAACTCGTGACATGGATTGTGGTTATCAACAGGAAATCCATCAACAAATCCACTTAG
- the LOC111807606 gene encoding asparagine--tRNA ligase, cytoplasmic 2-like isoform X1: MAAQQPTVFTPVTFSNYSKRILLKTVFESGDGGLGFVDRKLVVGGWVKSSKEVIGDAVRPLVDASVKAAGDVLPLKAKDASCIEIVQSRIPIVRSLLRMLYGNHLHGGEKLETNVDQPPLPSTAFLVVNDGSCVADLQVVVESSLHQPIHLMPSGTCILVEGILKRIPVPGKHTVRLEVEKILHVGKVEKEKYPLSQKRIPMDVLRKFSYFRPRITTVASVMRIRNASTFATHTFFQNHSFLYVQLPTITTTDSEGFSEKFHVTTLATKLAGKKVEPTEDKETDGVSLETVKAAVMEKSNLVKELERSEGNKEALAAAVQDLKRTNELALQLEARGKSKPESSKDKVNVHENFFPQETYLTVSGQLHLETYACALGNVYSCGPRFRAGKIESAKHAAEMWMVEVEIAFAELEDAMNCADDLVKFLSKWVLDHCVDDMKFVEKRIDKTSIQRLESFISCSFEKVSYTAAIESLEKATPDQKHQHLKSLKFGAALTADHLSYLADTIYKKPVIVYNYPEGTKPFNVRLNDDGKTVAAFDVVLPKGGVVISGSQKEERLDVLMRRMGEMGLPREQYEWYLEIHRHGAVKHSGFSLAFDRFLLFTTGLTDIKDVIPFPRSFGKASD; this comes from the exons ATGGCTGCCCAACAACCTACAGTCTTCACCCCGGTGACCTTCTCCAACTACTCCAAGCGGATTCTTCTCAAAACTGTGTTCGAGAGTGGCGATGGCGGTCTGGGGTTTGTGGATCGGAAATTGGTGGTCGGAGGATGGGTGAAGTCCTCCAAGGAAGTCATTGGAGATGCTGTTCGGCCGCTGGTCGATGCTAGTGTTAAGGCGGCGGGTGATGTCCTGCCGCTGAAGGCTAAGGATGCGAGCTGTATTGAGATTGTACAGTCGCGGATTCCGATCGTTAGGTCTTTGCTTAGGATGCTGTATGGAAATCATTTACACGGCGGTGAGAAGTTGGAGACGAATGTTGATCAGCCGCCGCTTCCTTCCACTGCTTTTCTGGTCGTTAATGATGGCTCTTGTGTTGCAGACCTTCAG GTTGTTGTGGAGTCCTCGTTACATCAGCCTATCCATCTGATGCCATCGGGGACTTGCATTTTGGTGGAAGGCATATTGAAGCGGATACCAGTACCTGGGAAACATACTGTCCGGCTTGAAGTGGAGAAAATCCTTCATGTAGGGAAggttgaaaaggaaaagtatcCATTATCACAGAAAAGGATTCCAATGGATGTTTTGAggaaattttcttattttcgtCCTCGAATTACTACG GTAGCATCTGTTATGAGAATCCGTAATGCCTCGACTTTTGCAACTCACACGTTCTTCCAAAATCATAGCTTTCTTTACGTGCAATTACCCACTATCACGACCACAGACAGTGAGGGATTCAGTGAAAAGTTCCACGTTACAACACTTGCGACTAAATTAGCAGGTAAGAAAGTAGAACCAACAGAAGATAAAGAAACTGATGGTGTAAGTCTTGAAACTGTTAAGGCTGCTGTAATGGAGAAAAGCAATCTCGTCAAAGAGCTTGAGAGAAGCGAAGGCAACAAAGAAGCCTTAGCTGCTGCAGTTCAGGATTTAAAGAGAACAAATGAACTGGCATTACAATTAGAAGCCAGAGGAAAATCAAAACCCGAATCGAGCAAAGATAAAGTTAACGTCCATGAAAATTTCTTCCCACAAGAAACTTATCTAACAGTTTCTGGACAACTCCATTTGGAGACCTATGCGTGCGCCCTTGGCAATGTTTATTCGTGTGGACCGAGGTTTCGAGCAGGTAAAATCGAGTCTGCAAAACATGCAGCTGAAATGTGGATGGTGGAAGTTGAAATTGCTTTTGCTGAACTCGAG GATGCCATGAACTGTGCTGATGACCTTGTAAAATTCCTCTCCAAATGGGTATTGGACCACTGTGTGGATGATatgaaatttgttgaaaaacGAATCGACAAGACGAGCATTCAACGCCTTGAATCGTTTATATCATGTTCGTTCGAGAAGGTCTCTTACACTGCGGCAATAGAAAGTCTGGAAAAG GCAACACCCGATCAAAAACATCAACACTTGAAGAGCCTTAAATTTGGCGCTGCTTTAACTGCTGATCATCTCAG TTATCTGGCTGATACCATCTATAAAAAGCCTGTGATAGTATACAACTACCCAGAAGGAACCAAGCCATTTAATGTGCGCCTGAATGATGATGGGAAAACTGTGGCGGCATTTGATGTAGTTCTTCCAAAG GGCGGAGTAGTAATTTCTGGCAGCCAAAAGGAGGAGCGTTTAGATGTATTGATGAGAAG GATGGGGGAGATGGGGCTGCCAAGGGAGCAGTACGAGTGGTACTTGGAGATCCATAGGCATGGAGCAGTGAAGCACTCCGGTTTCAGTTTGGCATTTGACCGATTCCTTCTGTTTACTACTGGTCTCACTGACATCAAAGATGTTATTCCATTTCCAAGAAGTTTTGGAAAGGCCAGCGATTAA
- the LOC111807548 gene encoding auxin-induced in root cultures protein 12-like, which yields MASFSHFILFSAIFGCFLSRAQSLTCSSQSFSNRSFAHCDDLPHLDAFLHWTYDPKNSSLSLAFLASPPHSGGWVSWAVNPTSTGMAGAQAFVASVSGKAPSVRTFNISSYSSVVPSPKLSFLVWGLAAEFSDGRFTIFASVKVPPEAKSLNHVWQVGPEVDPDTGVPSVHEFKPANLNAKSVLVFDKKGGASPAPHALDGESPAPSPAVVGLNEAAASATAPSTDKSGVAGSRSRNFRLVVGWFVFVWGIISF from the coding sequence ATGGCGTCCTTCTCCCATTTCATCCTCTTTTCAGCCATTTTTGGGTGCTTTCTTTCACGCGCCCAATCCCTCACTTGCTCTTCTCAATCCTTCTCCAACAGATCCTTCGCCCACTGCGACGATCTCCCCCATCTCGACGCCTTTCTCCACTGGACCTACGATCCCAAAaattcctctctctcccttgCTTTTCTCGCCTCTCCGCCGCATTCCGGCGGCTGGGTCTCCTGGGCCGTCAACCCCACTTCCACCGGTATGGCCGGAGCCCAGGCCTTTGTCGCCTCTGTTTCCGGGAAAGCCCCCTCTGTCCGTACCTTCAACATCTCCTCCTACTCCTCTGTTGTCCCCTCACCGAAACTCTCCTTCCTCGTCTGGGGCCTCGCCGCCGAATTTTCCGATGGTCGGTTCACTATCTTCGCTTCCGTTAAAGTTCCGCCCGAGGCTAAGTCGCTGAACCATGTCTGGCAAGTTGGACCGGAGGTCGACCCGGATACTGGTGTTCCTTCTGTTCATGAGTTTAAACCGGCTAATTTGAATGCCAAGAGCGTGTTGGTTTTTGATAAGAAGGGTGGTGCTAGTCCTGCCCCACATGCTCTCGACGGTGAGTCTCCTGCACCGTCGCCAGCGGTTGTCGGCCTTAACGAAGCTGCCGCTTCCGCCACCGCGCCCAGTACCGATAAGAGTGGGGTCGCCGGAAGTAGAAGCCGGAATTTCCGGCTGGTTGTGGGTtggtttgtgtttgtttggggaattattagtttctga